In the Drosophila gunungcola strain Sukarami unplaced genomic scaffold, Dgunungcola_SK_2 000001F, whole genome shotgun sequence genome, one interval contains:
- the LOC128261857 gene encoding signal transducing adapter molecule 1: MGIFGQSSPFDADVEKATSETNTNDNWSLILDVCDKVTTNPRQAKDCLKAVMRRMGHTDPHVVMQAITLLDALSNNCGKPLHLEVASRDFETEFRRLLAKAQPKVSLKMRQVLKNWADNDYKNDRELDLIPALYAQLRQEGYDFKNLGDKATKTVAEKAAALPKDPNVVSSQQEEDDIAKAIELSLKENKGSSPKTGSGASAGTASAYPSLYPSFGGTTTSSALSSEANATSAPEPRKVRALYDFEAAEENELTFFSGEIIHVLDDSDPNWWKGYNQRGEGLFPSNFVTADLSVDPERLDINQQHKTAAAAGQRELDSAAALQQKTEAAAAAAAAQPVEIDESKIDRLLHLLHEANPEDPSQDSDEMLQLEQEVHQMGPLIDAELERVDRKHAQLTQLSSDLVDAINLYHTLMRDDRVAAGQFAAAAGGFMPGLAGFPGAALYGSPGYPAAGGFPPAQNYPHGMHSLPYGPVSNPPTGAPSQAPGGYLGQPQGQVPLPYQNGHAAQMNSLPPHLTQPTGAAPVTQPIYTAQPIPVTNQHPQQAPQHPQNNYHIDQQSQYAQVPPAIPQIQQPQQQQQPSAPHAYMSPQHQQPPPPQGYQPGPNLYAPNGSPAVNPQSFMSPQQHQQQQAQQQQQLPHLDQFSQLHQQMAAMSMTGGPPVGAPGYHMQNDAVKNNIPIYQQQR; encoded by the exons AAAAGGCCACCAGCGAGACCAACACCAACGACAACTGGTCTCTGATCCTGGATGTCTGCGACAAGGTGACCACGAATCCTCGCCAGGCCAAGGATTGCCTCAAGGCGGTGATGCGTCGCATGGGCCACACCGATCCCCACGTGGTGATGCAGGCGATCACACTGCTGGACGCTTTGTCCAACAACTGCGGAAAACCCCTGCACTTGGAGGTGGCTTCGCGGGACTTTGAGACCGAGTTCCGCCGACTGCTGGCCAAGGCGCAGCCTAAGGTTTCGTTG AAAATGCGACAAGTGCTGAAGAACTGGGCTGATAACGACTACAAGAACGATCGCGAACTGGACTTGATACCCGCCCTCTACGCCCAGTTGCGCCAAGAGGGCTACGACTTCAAGAATCTGGGCGATAAGGCCACCAAGACGGTCGCCGAGAAGGCCGCCGCCCTGCCCAAGGATCCGAATGTGGTCAGCAGCCAGCAGGAGGAGGACGACATCGCCAAGGCCATCGAACTGTCGCTGAAGGAGAACAAGGGCAGCAGTCCCAAGACCGGGAGTGGAGCAAGTGCCGGCACCGCCAGTGCCTATCCCTCGTTGTATCCCTCTTTTGGCGGCACCACCACCTCTAGTGCCCTTAGCAGCGAGGCGAATGCCACTTCGGCTCCGGAGCCGAGAAAGGTTCGCGCCCTGTACGATTTCGAGGCGGCGGAGGAGAACGAACTGACCTTCTTCTCAGGCGAGATCATCCATGTGCTGGACGACAGCGATCCCAACTGGTGGAAGGGCTACAATCAGCGCGGCGAGGGCCTCTTCCCCTCGAACTTCGTCACTGCCGATCTGTCCGTCGATCCCGAACGCCTGGACATCAATCAGCAGCACAAGacggccgccgccgccgggCAAAGGGAGTTGGACTCTGCTGCGGCGCTGCAGCAAAAGACTGAAGCggcagccgccgccgccgctgcccaGCCCGTGGAGATCGACGAGTCAAAGATCGACCGGCTGTTGCACCTGCTGCACGAGGCCAATCCCGAGGATCCCTCGCAGGACAGCGACGAGATGCTGCAGCTGGAGCAGGAAGTCCATCAAATGGGCCCGCTGATCGATGCCGAGCTGGAGCGTGTGGACCGCAAACACGCCCAGTTGACGCAGCTGTCCAGCGACCTTGTGGACGCCATCAACCTTTACCATACCCTGATGCGCGACGATCGGGTTGCGGCTGGGCAGTTTGCCGCCGCTGCAGGTGGCTTTATGCCTGGACTGGCTGGCTTTCCGGGTGCCGCTCTCTACGGATCTCCAGGTTACCCCGCAGCCGGTGGTTTTCCTCCGGCTCAAAACTACCCGCATGGCATGCACTCGCTGCCATATGGCCCCGTATCAAACCCTCCCACTGGAGCTCCATCGCAGGCTCCTGGTGGCTATCTCGGACAACCGCAGGGGCAGGTGCCACTGCCCTACCAGAATGGACATGCTGCACAGATGAATT CGCTGCCACCGCATCTTACACAGCCCACTGGTGCTGCACCTGTGACCCAGCCCATCTACACTGCTCAGCCCATTCCTGTGACCAACCAGCATCCCCAGCAGGCACCACAGCATCCACAGAACAACTACCACATTGACCAGCAGTCGCAGTACGCCCAAGTTCCGCCCGCAATCCCACAAATCCaacagccgcagcagcagcagcagccttcAGCTCCCCACGCCTACATGTCGCCACAGCATCAGCAGCCACCGCCTCCACAGGGATACCAGCCTGGACCCAATCTGTATGCCCCGAACGGATCGCCAGCCGTCAACCCACAGAGCTTCATGTcaccgcagcagcatcaacaacagcaggcgcaacagcagcagcagctcccaCATCTCGATCAGTTTAGTCAGCTGCACCAGCAGATGGCCGCCATGTCCATGACTGGGGGGCCACCAGTTGGGGCGCCCGGCTATCACATGCAGAACGATGCTGTCAAGAACAACATTCCTATCTACCAACAGCAGCGGTAA